A single window of Castor canadensis chromosome 3, mCasCan1.hap1v2, whole genome shotgun sequence DNA harbors:
- the Znf219 gene encoding zinc finger protein 219 isoform X2 — MGAVGWSESRAGERRFPCPVCGKRFRFNSILALHLRAHPGAQAFQCPHCGHRAAQRALLRSHLRTHQPERPRSPAARLLLELEERALLREARLGRARSSGGMQATPAIEGLARPPSSSAFRCPFCKGKFRTSAERERHLHILHRPWKCGLCSFGSSQEEELLHHSLTVHGAPERPLAATSAAPQPQPPPQPEPRSVPEPEPGPEPEREATSAPPAPAAPEEPPAPPEFRCQVCGQSFTQSWFLKGHMRKHKASFDHACPVCGRCFKEPWFLKNHMKVHASKLGPLRAPGPGSGPARAPQPPDLGLLAYEPLGPALLLAPAPTPAERREPPSLLGYLSVRAGEARPNGEGAEPGAGRSFGGFRPLPSTLPARARRHRAEEPEEEEEVEAEEENWARGRSLGPLASLHPRPGEGPGHSAPAVGAQARSTATQEENGLLVGGTRPEGSRAATGKDCPFCGKSFRSAHHLKVHLRVHTGERPYKCPHCDYAGTQSGSLKYHLQRHHREQRSGAGPGPPPEPPPPSQRGSAPLSGAKSAQTPATWVEGATSPRPLSSGAGPGSRRKPASPGRTLRNGRGGEAEPLDLSLRAGPGGEAGPGGALHRCLFCPFATGAPELMALHLQVHHSRRARGRRQPQADASPPYARASSGETPPSPPLEGEDGPVLSRSGEAGLGGQER, encoded by the exons ATGGGAGCTGTGGGCTGGTCTGAGAGTCGTGCAGGTGAAAGGCGCTTCCCTTGTCCTGTGTGTGGGAAGCGCTTCCGCTTCAATTCCATCCTGGCTTTGCACCTGCGAGCGCACCCGGGCGCCCAGGCCTTCCAGTGCCCACACTGCGGCCACCGTGCAGCGCAGCGGGCTCTGCTGCGATCACACCTCCGAACGCACCAGCCCGAGCGCCCACGTAGCCCCGCTGCGCGCCTGTTGCTGGAGCTGGAGGAACGTGCCCTACTGCGCGAGGCCCGACTGGGTAGAGCCCGAAGTTCAGGAGGCATGCAGGCCACCCCCGCCATCGAGGGTCTGGCGCGGCCTCCTTCGTCGTCTGCCTTCCGCTGCCCCTTTTGCAAAGGCAAGTTTCGCACCTCCGCGGAGCGCGAACGCCACCTGCACATCTTGCACAGGCCTTGGAAGTGTGGCCTATGCAGTTTCGGTTCCAGCCAGGAGGAGGAGCTGCTGCACCATAGCCTGACGGTCCATGGGGCTCCCGAGCGCCCCCTGGCGGCCACCTCCGCAGCgccccagcctcagcctccacCCCAGCCAGAACCCAGATCTGTCCCTGAGCCGGAGCCAGGGCCAGAGCCCGAACGTGAGGCAACCTCTGCCCCCCCCGCTCCTGCAGCCCCTGAGGAGCCCCCCGCGCCTCCGGAGTTCCGCTGCCAAGTGTGCGGCCAGAGCTTTACACAGTCCTGGTTTCTCAAGGGCCACATGCGCAAGCACAAGGCCTCCTTCGATCATGCGTGTCCCGTGTGTGGCCGCTGCTTCAAGGAGCCCTGGTTCCTTAAGAACCACATGAAGGTGCACGCCAGCAAGCTGGGCCCTCTGCGTGCTCCAGGGCCTGGCTCTGGGCCTGCCCGggcccctcagcctcctgatctgGGCCTGCTGGCCTATGAGCCACTGGGCCCTGCGCTCCTCCTGGCCCCGGCGCCCACTCCAGCCGAGCGCCGTGAGCCCCCCAGCCTCTTGGGCTACCTGAGCGTCCGAGCCGGCGAAGCGCGGCCCAATGGTGAGGGCGCTGAGCCCGGGGCTGGCCGTAGCTTCGGAGGTTTCCGCCCGCTGCCGTCTACCCTCCCGGCCCGGGCTCGCCGGCACCGCGCGGAAGagccagaggaggaagaggaggtggaggctgaggaggagaaCTGGGCCCGGGGCAGGTCGCTGGGCCCTCTGGCTTCACTGCATCCGCGTCCGGGCGAGGGGCCAGGGCACTCTGCCCCTGCCGTAGGGGCCCAAGCAAGATCCACAGCCACGCAGG AAGAAAATGGGCTGCTGGTTGGAGGGACCCGGCCTGAAGGGAGCCGGGCGGCCACAGGCAAGGATTGTCCCTTCTGCGGCAAGTCTTTCCGCTCAGCGCATCATCTCAAAGTGCATCTGCGAGTGCACACAG GCGAGCGCCCCTACAAGTGTCCGCACTGTGACTATGCGGGCACCCAGTCCGGCTCACTCAAGTATCACCTGCAGCGTCACCACCGGGAGCAGAGGAGCGGTGCAGGGCCTGGGCCACCTCCAGAGCCACCACCCCCTTCCCAGCGGGGTTCAGCCCCGCTGTCAGGAGCCAAGTCGGCTCAGACCCCTGCGACCTGGGTCGAGGGAGCCACAAGCCCCCGGCCTCTTTCGAGCGGCGCAGGGCCCGGGTCCCGTCGGAAGCCTGCCAGCCCAGGGAGGACCCTGCGCAACGGGCGAGGTGGTGAGGCCGAACCCCTGGACCTGTCCCTGAGGGCGGGACCAGGAGGCGAAGCCGGGCCGGGGGGTGCCCTCCACCGCTGCCTCTTCTGCCCCTTTGCCACTGGAGCCCCCGAGCTCATGGCCTTGCACCTGCAAGTGCACCACAGCCGCCGTGCACGGGGCCGCCGGCAGCCCCAAGCTGATGCGTCCCCGCCCTATGCCCGGGCATCATCAGGAGAGACTCCTCCCAGTCCTCCACTGGAAGGGGAGGACGGCCCAGTGCTGTCTAGATCGGGAGAGGCGGGGCTAGGGGGGCAAGAACGGTAG
- the Znf219 gene encoding zinc finger protein 219 isoform X1: protein MEGSRPRIPGGGHLAPSPPAFDGELDLQRYSNGPGVSAGSPGMGAVGWSESRAGERRFPCPVCGKRFRFNSILALHLRAHPGAQAFQCPHCGHRAAQRALLRSHLRTHQPERPRSPAARLLLELEERALLREARLGRARSSGGMQATPAIEGLARPPSSSAFRCPFCKGKFRTSAERERHLHILHRPWKCGLCSFGSSQEEELLHHSLTVHGAPERPLAATSAAPQPQPPPQPEPRSVPEPEPGPEPEREATSAPPAPAAPEEPPAPPEFRCQVCGQSFTQSWFLKGHMRKHKASFDHACPVCGRCFKEPWFLKNHMKVHASKLGPLRAPGPGSGPARAPQPPDLGLLAYEPLGPALLLAPAPTPAERREPPSLLGYLSVRAGEARPNGEGAEPGAGRSFGGFRPLPSTLPARARRHRAEEPEEEEEVEAEEENWARGRSLGPLASLHPRPGEGPGHSAPAVGAQARSTATQEENGLLVGGTRPEGSRAATGKDCPFCGKSFRSAHHLKVHLRVHTGERPYKCPHCDYAGTQSGSLKYHLQRHHREQRSGAGPGPPPEPPPPSQRGSAPLSGAKSAQTPATWVEGATSPRPLSSGAGPGSRRKPASPGRTLRNGRGGEAEPLDLSLRAGPGGEAGPGGALHRCLFCPFATGAPELMALHLQVHHSRRARGRRQPQADASPPYARASSGETPPSPPLEGEDGPVLSRSGEAGLGGQER from the exons GGCTCACGTCCCCGCATTCCGGGTGGTGGCCATTTAGCGCCGTCACCACCGGCCTTCGACGGCGAACTGGATCTGCAGCGCTACTCCAACGGGCCAGGCGTGAGCGCAGGGTCTCCCGGGATGGGAGCTGTGGGCTGGTCTGAGAGTCGTGCAGGTGAAAGGCGCTTCCCTTGTCCTGTGTGTGGGAAGCGCTTCCGCTTCAATTCCATCCTGGCTTTGCACCTGCGAGCGCACCCGGGCGCCCAGGCCTTCCAGTGCCCACACTGCGGCCACCGTGCAGCGCAGCGGGCTCTGCTGCGATCACACCTCCGAACGCACCAGCCCGAGCGCCCACGTAGCCCCGCTGCGCGCCTGTTGCTGGAGCTGGAGGAACGTGCCCTACTGCGCGAGGCCCGACTGGGTAGAGCCCGAAGTTCAGGAGGCATGCAGGCCACCCCCGCCATCGAGGGTCTGGCGCGGCCTCCTTCGTCGTCTGCCTTCCGCTGCCCCTTTTGCAAAGGCAAGTTTCGCACCTCCGCGGAGCGCGAACGCCACCTGCACATCTTGCACAGGCCTTGGAAGTGTGGCCTATGCAGTTTCGGTTCCAGCCAGGAGGAGGAGCTGCTGCACCATAGCCTGACGGTCCATGGGGCTCCCGAGCGCCCCCTGGCGGCCACCTCCGCAGCgccccagcctcagcctccacCCCAGCCAGAACCCAGATCTGTCCCTGAGCCGGAGCCAGGGCCAGAGCCCGAACGTGAGGCAACCTCTGCCCCCCCCGCTCCTGCAGCCCCTGAGGAGCCCCCCGCGCCTCCGGAGTTCCGCTGCCAAGTGTGCGGCCAGAGCTTTACACAGTCCTGGTTTCTCAAGGGCCACATGCGCAAGCACAAGGCCTCCTTCGATCATGCGTGTCCCGTGTGTGGCCGCTGCTTCAAGGAGCCCTGGTTCCTTAAGAACCACATGAAGGTGCACGCCAGCAAGCTGGGCCCTCTGCGTGCTCCAGGGCCTGGCTCTGGGCCTGCCCGggcccctcagcctcctgatctgGGCCTGCTGGCCTATGAGCCACTGGGCCCTGCGCTCCTCCTGGCCCCGGCGCCCACTCCAGCCGAGCGCCGTGAGCCCCCCAGCCTCTTGGGCTACCTGAGCGTCCGAGCCGGCGAAGCGCGGCCCAATGGTGAGGGCGCTGAGCCCGGGGCTGGCCGTAGCTTCGGAGGTTTCCGCCCGCTGCCGTCTACCCTCCCGGCCCGGGCTCGCCGGCACCGCGCGGAAGagccagaggaggaagaggaggtggaggctgaggaggagaaCTGGGCCCGGGGCAGGTCGCTGGGCCCTCTGGCTTCACTGCATCCGCGTCCGGGCGAGGGGCCAGGGCACTCTGCCCCTGCCGTAGGGGCCCAAGCAAGATCCACAGCCACGCAGG AAGAAAATGGGCTGCTGGTTGGAGGGACCCGGCCTGAAGGGAGCCGGGCGGCCACAGGCAAGGATTGTCCCTTCTGCGGCAAGTCTTTCCGCTCAGCGCATCATCTCAAAGTGCATCTGCGAGTGCACACAG GCGAGCGCCCCTACAAGTGTCCGCACTGTGACTATGCGGGCACCCAGTCCGGCTCACTCAAGTATCACCTGCAGCGTCACCACCGGGAGCAGAGGAGCGGTGCAGGGCCTGGGCCACCTCCAGAGCCACCACCCCCTTCCCAGCGGGGTTCAGCCCCGCTGTCAGGAGCCAAGTCGGCTCAGACCCCTGCGACCTGGGTCGAGGGAGCCACAAGCCCCCGGCCTCTTTCGAGCGGCGCAGGGCCCGGGTCCCGTCGGAAGCCTGCCAGCCCAGGGAGGACCCTGCGCAACGGGCGAGGTGGTGAGGCCGAACCCCTGGACCTGTCCCTGAGGGCGGGACCAGGAGGCGAAGCCGGGCCGGGGGGTGCCCTCCACCGCTGCCTCTTCTGCCCCTTTGCCACTGGAGCCCCCGAGCTCATGGCCTTGCACCTGCAAGTGCACCACAGCCGCCGTGCACGGGGCCGCCGGCAGCCCCAAGCTGATGCGTCCCCGCCCTATGCCCGGGCATCATCAGGAGAGACTCCTCCCAGTCCTCCACTGGAAGGGGAGGACGGCCCAGTGCTGTCTAGATCGGGAGAGGCGGGGCTAGGGGGGCAAGAACGGTAG